A DNA window from Camelina sativa cultivar DH55 chromosome 17, Cs, whole genome shotgun sequence contains the following coding sequences:
- the LOC104755266 gene encoding protein NLRC3 isoform X2, translating into MLKSSRLRLPSCPWAHLLSSLSLTVLWKVVEKFMSPKASKTSSAGENKSSSSQGVKWSIGAGTNLLQGFAAKVDREAKQRLNEFAKELRSFRSVDMSGCNFGDEGLFFLAESLGYNQTVEEVSFSANGITAAGVKAFDGVLQSNIMLKVLNLSGNPIGDEGAKTLCATLMENSSIEILQLNSTDIGDEGAKEIAELLKRNSTLRIIELNNNMIDYSGFTSLAGALPENNTIRNLHLNGNYGGALGANALAKGLEGNKSLRELHLHGNSIGDEGIRALMAGLSSHKGKLALLDLGNNSIAAKGAFYVAEYIKRSKSLVWLNLYMNDIGDEGAVKIADALKQNRSIATIDLGGNNIHAEGVNAIAQALKDNAVITTLEVGYNPIGPDGAKALSEILKFHGNVKTLKLGWCQIAAKGAEHVADMLRYNNTISVLDLRANGLRDEGASCLARSLKVVNEALTSMDLGFNEIRDDGAFAIAQALKANEDVTVTSINLGNNFITKFGQSALTDARDHVLEMTEKEVEIFF; encoded by the exons ATGCTCAAGTCCAGCAGATTGCGTCTTCCGTCTTGCCCTTGGGCTCATTTGCTGTCGTCACTTTCG CTGACAGTTTTGTGGAAAGTGGTTGAGAAGTTCATGTCTCCAAAGGCTTCAAAGACTTCTTCTGCTGGAGaaaacaaatcttcttcttcacaggGAGTGAAATGGTCCATTGGTGCCGGTACTAATTTGTTACAAGGATTTGCTGCAAAGGTTGATAGAGAGGCCAAGCAGAGGCTTAATGAATTTGCAAAAGAACTCAGGTCGTTCAGAAGTGTTGACATGTCAG GATGCAACTTTGGAGATGAAGGATTATTCTTTCTTGCTGAGAGCCTTGGGTATAATCAG ACTGTAGAGGAAGTCAGTTTTTCTGCAAATGGAATTACAGCTGCAGGAGTTAAAGCCTTTGACGGTGTTCTTCAATCAAATATTATGTTGAAAGTTCTTAACCTCTCTGGAAACCCTATCGGTGATGAAGGAGCTAAG ACTTTATGCGCTACACTGATGGAAAATTCTAGCATCGAGATACTTCAGCTGAACAGTACTGATATAGGAGATGAG GGTGCAAAGGAAATTGCAGAGTTGTTGAAGAGAAATTCAACCCTGAGGATTATTGAGCTGAATAATAACATGATTGACTATTCT GGATTCACAAGTCTTGCTGGAGCTCTTCCTGAGAATAATACAATACGCAATTTACATCTCAA TGGAAACTACGGTGGTGCTTTGGGTGCCAATGCTTTAGCTAAAGGGCTTGAGGGTAATAAGTCTTTACGG GAACTTCATTTGCATGGAAACTCTATTGGGGACGAAGGGATTCGTGCGTTAATGGCTGGTCTATCTTCCCACAAAG GGAAACTGGCTTTGCTAGATCTTGGTAACAACTCCATCGCTGCAAAGGGTGCCTTCTATGTAGCAGAATACATCAAGAGAAGCAAGAGCTTGGTTTGGCTGAACCTGTACATGAATGATATAGGCGATGAG GGAGCTGTAAAGATTGCAGATGCTCTGAAGCAAAACCGTTCGATTGCAACCATTGACCTG GGTGGAAATAACATCCACGCGGAGGGAGTTAATGCGATAGCTCAAGCTCTGAAAGATAATGCAGTTATTACGACG TTAGAGGTTGGTTATAATCCCATAGGACCCGACGGCGCTAAAGCATTATCTGAAATTCTCAAGTTCCATGGAAATGTAAAGACGCTCAAACTTGGTTGGTGCCAG ATAGCTGCAAAGGGTGCTGAACATGTTGCAGACATGTTGAGATATAACAACACGATCTCGGTTTTGGACTTGCGGGCAAATGGACTTAGAGATGAG GGAGCTTCCTGCTTAGCGCGGAGCTTGAAGGTAGTTAATGAAGCTCTGACATCCATGGATCTAGGATTCAATGAAATACGG GATGATGGGGCATTCGCCATTGCTCAAGCTCTAAAGGCCAATGAAGATGTGACGGTTACATCGATAAACCTTGGGAACAACTTCATCACCAAGTTTGGACAG AGTGCATTGACGGACGCTAGAGATCATGTTCTAGAGATGACTGAAAAGGAAGTAGAAATTTTCTTCTAG
- the LOC104755264 gene encoding iron-sulfur assembly protein IscA, chloroplastic isoform X2 has product MAFAGITTTSNPTFLGLRISNTSLRSVVSCNSISFPCLSYVNLNLNLSRRNRLYVRSTSVPAPSSMEGLKPAISLSDNALKHLSKMRSERGEDLCLRIGVKQGGCSGMSYTMDFENRANARPDDSNIEYEGFTIVCDPKSMLFLFGMQLDYSDALIGGGFSFTNPNATQTCGCGKSFAAEM; this is encoded by the exons ATGGCGTTTGCTGGAATCACGACTACTTCAAATCCAACTTTTCTTGGGCTAAGGATCTCTAACACAAGTTTACGTTCTGTGGTTTCATGTAATTCGATTTCATTTCCTTGTTTGTCATATGtgaatctcaatctcaatctcagtAGGAGAAACCGTCTCTATGTTCGATCCACTTCAGTTCCAG CACCTTCTTCAATGGAGGGACTGAAGCCGGCGATATCTCTGTCAGATAATGCACTTAAGCATCTGAGTAAGATGAGATCAGAACGTGGGGAAGATTTGTGCTTGAGAATTGGTGTTAAACAAGGAGGATGCTCAGGGATGTCTTACACGATGGACTTTGAGAATAGAGCTAACGCTAGACCAGATGATTCCAACATTGAATACGAAGGCTTCACTATAG TTTGTGATCCCAAGAGCATGCTCTTCCTTTTCGGAATGCAGCTTGATTACAGCGATGCTTTGATTGGTGGAGGCTTCTCTTTCACGAACCCTAACGCTACACAAACCTGTGGATGTGGCAAGTCTTTTGCTGCAGAGATGTGA
- the LOC104755264 gene encoding iron-sulfur assembly protein IscA, chloroplastic isoform X1 has translation MAFAGITTTSNPTFLGLRISNTSLRSVVSCNSISFPCLSYVNLNLNLSRRNRLYVRSTSVPAAPSSMEGLKPAISLSDNALKHLSKMRSERGEDLCLRIGVKQGGCSGMSYTMDFENRANARPDDSNIEYEGFTIVCDPKSMLFLFGMQLDYSDALIGGGFSFTNPNATQTCGCGKSFAAEM, from the exons ATGGCGTTTGCTGGAATCACGACTACTTCAAATCCAACTTTTCTTGGGCTAAGGATCTCTAACACAAGTTTACGTTCTGTGGTTTCATGTAATTCGATTTCATTTCCTTGTTTGTCATATGtgaatctcaatctcaatctcagtAGGAGAAACCGTCTCTATGTTCGATCCACTTCAGTTCCAG CAGCACCTTCTTCAATGGAGGGACTGAAGCCGGCGATATCTCTGTCAGATAATGCACTTAAGCATCTGAGTAAGATGAGATCAGAACGTGGGGAAGATTTGTGCTTGAGAATTGGTGTTAAACAAGGAGGATGCTCAGGGATGTCTTACACGATGGACTTTGAGAATAGAGCTAACGCTAGACCAGATGATTCCAACATTGAATACGAAGGCTTCACTATAG TTTGTGATCCCAAGAGCATGCTCTTCCTTTTCGGAATGCAGCTTGATTACAGCGATGCTTTGATTGGTGGAGGCTTCTCTTTCACGAACCCTAACGCTACACAAACCTGTGGATGTGGCAAGTCTTTTGCTGCAGAGATGTGA
- the LOC104755266 gene encoding protein NLRC3 isoform X1: MASSSTSSLNLHSLPKASSGFGQWRRTGLNSKSLGSSVSRNRLFVSPVVVLNRSPRLPVIKASYNSEGGSKRSSSSRVYKESQAASGFPNAQVQQIASSVLPLGSFAVVTFVLWKVVEKFMSPKASKTSSAGENKSSSSQGVKWSIGAGTNLLQGFAAKVDREAKQRLNEFAKELRSFRSVDMSGCNFGDEGLFFLAESLGYNQTVEEVSFSANGITAAGVKAFDGVLQSNIMLKVLNLSGNPIGDEGAKTLCATLMENSSIEILQLNSTDIGDEGAKEIAELLKRNSTLRIIELNNNMIDYSGFTSLAGALPENNTIRNLHLNGNYGGALGANALAKGLEGNKSLRELHLHGNSIGDEGIRALMAGLSSHKGKLALLDLGNNSIAAKGAFYVAEYIKRSKSLVWLNLYMNDIGDEGAVKIADALKQNRSIATIDLGGNNIHAEGVNAIAQALKDNAVITTLEVGYNPIGPDGAKALSEILKFHGNVKTLKLGWCQIAAKGAEHVADMLRYNNTISVLDLRANGLRDEGASCLARSLKVVNEALTSMDLGFNEIRDDGAFAIAQALKANEDVTVTSINLGNNFITKFGQSALTDARDHVLEMTEKEVEIFF; this comes from the exons ATGGCGTCTTCTTCCACCAGCTCTCTCAATCTCCACTCTCTTCCTAAG GCTTCTTCTGGGTTTGGCCAATGGAGAAGGACTGGGTTAAATTCGAAATCTTTGGGTAGCTCCGTTTCTAGGAACCGATTGTTTGTTTCTCCGGTGGTGGTTCTCAACCGAAGTCCGAGACTTCCGGTGATCAAAGCGTCGTATAACTCTGAGGGAGGCTCGAAgcgtagtagtagtagtagggTTTACAAGGAGTCACAGGCGGCTAGTGGTTTTCCTAATGCTCAAGTCCAGCAGATTGCGTCTTCCGTCTTGCCCTTGGGCTCATTTGCTGTCGTCACTTTCG TTTTGTGGAAAGTGGTTGAGAAGTTCATGTCTCCAAAGGCTTCAAAGACTTCTTCTGCTGGAGaaaacaaatcttcttcttcacaggGAGTGAAATGGTCCATTGGTGCCGGTACTAATTTGTTACAAGGATTTGCTGCAAAGGTTGATAGAGAGGCCAAGCAGAGGCTTAATGAATTTGCAAAAGAACTCAGGTCGTTCAGAAGTGTTGACATGTCAG GATGCAACTTTGGAGATGAAGGATTATTCTTTCTTGCTGAGAGCCTTGGGTATAATCAG ACTGTAGAGGAAGTCAGTTTTTCTGCAAATGGAATTACAGCTGCAGGAGTTAAAGCCTTTGACGGTGTTCTTCAATCAAATATTATGTTGAAAGTTCTTAACCTCTCTGGAAACCCTATCGGTGATGAAGGAGCTAAG ACTTTATGCGCTACACTGATGGAAAATTCTAGCATCGAGATACTTCAGCTGAACAGTACTGATATAGGAGATGAG GGTGCAAAGGAAATTGCAGAGTTGTTGAAGAGAAATTCAACCCTGAGGATTATTGAGCTGAATAATAACATGATTGACTATTCT GGATTCACAAGTCTTGCTGGAGCTCTTCCTGAGAATAATACAATACGCAATTTACATCTCAA TGGAAACTACGGTGGTGCTTTGGGTGCCAATGCTTTAGCTAAAGGGCTTGAGGGTAATAAGTCTTTACGG GAACTTCATTTGCATGGAAACTCTATTGGGGACGAAGGGATTCGTGCGTTAATGGCTGGTCTATCTTCCCACAAAG GGAAACTGGCTTTGCTAGATCTTGGTAACAACTCCATCGCTGCAAAGGGTGCCTTCTATGTAGCAGAATACATCAAGAGAAGCAAGAGCTTGGTTTGGCTGAACCTGTACATGAATGATATAGGCGATGAG GGAGCTGTAAAGATTGCAGATGCTCTGAAGCAAAACCGTTCGATTGCAACCATTGACCTG GGTGGAAATAACATCCACGCGGAGGGAGTTAATGCGATAGCTCAAGCTCTGAAAGATAATGCAGTTATTACGACG TTAGAGGTTGGTTATAATCCCATAGGACCCGACGGCGCTAAAGCATTATCTGAAATTCTCAAGTTCCATGGAAATGTAAAGACGCTCAAACTTGGTTGGTGCCAG ATAGCTGCAAAGGGTGCTGAACATGTTGCAGACATGTTGAGATATAACAACACGATCTCGGTTTTGGACTTGCGGGCAAATGGACTTAGAGATGAG GGAGCTTCCTGCTTAGCGCGGAGCTTGAAGGTAGTTAATGAAGCTCTGACATCCATGGATCTAGGATTCAATGAAATACGG GATGATGGGGCATTCGCCATTGCTCAAGCTCTAAAGGCCAATGAAGATGTGACGGTTACATCGATAAACCTTGGGAACAACTTCATCACCAAGTTTGGACAG AGTGCATTGACGGACGCTAGAGATCATGTTCTAGAGATGACTGAAAAGGAAGTAGAAATTTTCTTCTAG